Proteins from one Fragaria vesca subsp. vesca linkage group LG6, FraVesHawaii_1.0, whole genome shotgun sequence genomic window:
- the LOC101302475 gene encoding zinc finger protein CONSTANS-LIKE 2-like, whose protein sequence is MLKEESNGAAAANSWARVCDTCRSAPCTVYCRADSAYLCSGCDATIHAANRVASRHERVWVCEACERAPAALLCKADAASLCTACDADIHSANPLARRHQRVPILPISGGQIVVGSTPADTTEDGFLSQEGDEEAMDEEDEDEAASWLLLNPVKNSNSHNSNNNNNPNSNNNGFFFGVEVDEYLDLVEYNSSDQNQFSGTTATNDQHSYGVPHKISYGGDSVVPVQYGEGKVTQMQMQQKHNFHQLGMEYESSKAAYGYDGSISHTVSVSSMDVGVVPDSTMSEMSVCHPRTPKGTIDLFNGPTIQIPTQLSPMDREARVLRYREKKKTRKFEKTIRYASRKAYAETRPRIKGRFAKRTDIDVEVDQMFSTSLMGETGYGIVPSY, encoded by the exons ATGTTGAAAGAAGAGAGCAATGGCGCCGCGGCCGCGAACAGCTGGGCACGTGTCTGCGACACGTGCCGCTCCGCGCCCTGCACGGTCTACTGCCGTGCAGACTCCGCGTACCTCTGTTCCGGCTGCGACGCCACCATCCACGCGGCCAACCGCGTGGCGTCGCGCCACGAGCGCGTGTGGGTCTGCGAGGCCTGCGAGCGTGCGCCGGCCGCTTTACTCTGCAAGGCCGACGCGGCGTCGCTCTGCACGGCCTGCGACGCAGACATCCACTCCGCCAACCCTCTGGCGCGTCGCCACCAGCGCGTCCCCATCCTCCCCATCTCCGGCGGTCAGATAGTGGTGGGGTCCACTCCGGCGGATACAACCGAGGACGGGTTCCTGAGCCAGGAAGGAGACGAGGAGGCCATGGATGAAGAAGACGAAGACGAGGCTGCTTCCTGGCTGCTGCTGAATCCTGTGAAGAACAGCAATAGCCACAACAGTAACAACAACAACAATCCGAACAGTAACAACAACGGATTCTTCTTCGGAGTGGAGGTTGATGAGTACTTGGACCTTGTGGAGTACAACTCATCTGATCAGAACCAGTTCAGTGGTACTACTGCTACTAATGACCAGCATAGCTATGGTGTGCCGCACAAGATCAGTTATGGAGGTGATAGTGTTGTACCGGTTCAGTATGGAGAAGGTAAAGTGACCCAGATGCAGATGCAGCAGAAGCATAATTTTCATCAGTTGGGGATGGAATATGAGTCCTCAAAAGCTGCTTATGGTTATGATGGTTCCATTTCTCACACT GTTTCTGTTTCATCCATGGATGTTGGAGTTGTACCAGACTCAACAATGAGTGAAATGTCTGTCTGTCACCCAAGAACACCGAAAGGAACAATAGACCTTTTTAATGGACCTACAATTCAGATTCCAACCCAACTAAGTCCTATGGACAGGGAGGCCAGGGTCCTCAGATACAGAGAGAAAAAGAAGACGAGGAAGTTTGAGAAAACAATCCGGTATGCCTCAAGGAAGGCCTATGCAGAGACTAGACCCCGGATCAAGGGCCGGTTTGCAAAGCGAACAGACATCGACGTTGAAGTGGATCAGATGTTCTCCACATCACTTATGGGAGAAACTGGATACGGCATTGTTCCTTCATACTAA
- the LOC101313539 gene encoding uncharacterized protein LOC101313539, producing the protein MPAIPPIETPTPAEPPTAVMCRIDLVASPSPIWLWDSNVHNTSQISGTRAVLVFSSTAVISLHKQNCSSGRGSGSVTSSPSHQWLMRWSNHRGPAMFFGAALESEEMKPFLSLNNDHPHHFTFHTNHLDFKTATKTLLICRIGYLVLDLIAKEMNTGIEMACFAGLIQILLCKSGPAM; encoded by the exons ATGCCAGCAATCCCACCTATCGAGACACCGACTCCGGCCGAACCACCAACCGCCGTCATGTGTCGCATCGATCTCGTAGCAAGCCCATCTCCGATCTGGCTGTGGGATTCAAATGTTCATAACACCTCTCAAATTTCCGGTACCCGCGCTGTTCTTGTCTTCTCCTCAACGGCAGTCATCTCTTTGCATAAACAAAATTGTTCGTCCGGTCGGGGATCTGGTTCCGTCACATCCTCTCCCAGCC ATCAGTGGCTGATGAGATGGAGCAACCACCGGGGACCCGCAATGTTCTTCGGTGCTGCATTAGAGAGCGAAGAAATGAAACCGTTTCTCTCGCTGAACAACGATCACCCTCACCATTTCACTTTTCATACAAACCACCTTGATTTCAAAACTGCTACTAAGACTTTGCTCATCTGCAGGATAGGTTATCTAGTTTTGGATTTGATAGCCAAGGAAATGAATACTGGCATAGAGATGGCTTGTTTCGCAGGGCTAATCCAGATCTTATTATGCAAATCAGGCCCAGCCATGTGA
- the LOC101314115 gene encoding protein GLUTAMINE DUMPER 1-like: MANSTSSAASSGDAVFSNWRSPIPYLFGGIALMLGLVAVALLLLVCSYRKTSTSSGGEDGKPTSRGMDDIEGAESEPKILVIMAGEKTPTYLANPISSSTSLPS, encoded by the coding sequence ATGGCGAACTCCACGAGCTCGGCTGCTTCTTCCGGTGACGCTGTTTTCAGCAACTGGAGATCTCCGATACCATACCTCTTCGGCGGCATAGCACTCATGTTGGGACTCGTCGCAGTTGCATTGCTGCTTCTGGTTTGCTCTTATCGTAAAACCTCAACAAGTTCGGGTGGTGAAGATGGAAAACCAACGTCACGGGGAATGGATGACATAGAGGGTGCAGAGTCGGAGCCCAAGATTCTTGTGATAATGGCCGGAGAGAAAACGCCGACATACTTGGCAAACCCCATCTCTTCCTCTACTAGTTTACCAAGCTGA
- the LOC101313828 gene encoding uncharacterized protein LOC101313828 gives MENMAERKVECKKWNTVLCPPTEALLKKFMDMWCHWSVSMSSETLLEIHVEKSVAIDLENGTCSCHQWQINSFPCSHALAAIQKVGDLHVYAYIEYFHTCQSYIEAYTHGIQPIPNIDKFYVDAATSSVVVQPPLVRRPSGRPKSIWMKFVAEGGKRRAIKCGRYGQLGRHNKATCTTPL, from the coding sequence ATGGAGAACATGGCTGAGAGGAAGGTTGAGTGCAAAAAGTGGAACACTGTGTTGTGTCCTCCAACGGAGGCTTTGTTGAAGAAATTTATGGACATGTGGTGTCATTGGTCAGTTAGCATGTCCAGTGAGACTCTTTTGGAGATTCATGTTGAAAAATCGGTCGCCATTGATCTTGAGAACGGAACTTGTTCTTGCCATCAGTGGCAAATCAACTCATTCCCATGTTCACACGCTCTTGCTGCCATCCAGAAAGTTGGAGATCTACATGTGTATGCATACATCGAGTACTTTCACACTTGCCAAAGCTACATTGAGGCGTACACGCATGGTATTCAACCAATACCTAATATTGACAAGTTCTATGTGGATGCAGCAACTTCATCTGTAGTTGTGCAGCCTCCCTTGGTTAGGAGGCCATCCGGTCGACCAAAATCGATTTGGATGAAGTTTGTTGCAGAAGGTGGGAAGAGGAGAGCAATCAAGTGTGGTCGGTATGGTCAGTTGGGGCGTCACAACAAGGCAACATGCACAACACCACTCTGA